TCCGTACCGGTTCCCGGTTCGAAGTGGTCAGCCCGCACGACCCGGCCGGCGACCAGCCGACCGCCATCGAAGATCTGGAACGGCGGATTAAGGCAGGGGAGCGCGACGTCGTCTTGCTGGGTGCCACCGGCACCGGCAAGTCGGCGACTACCGCCTGGCTGATCGAACGCCTGCAACGTCCCACCCTGGTGATGGCGCCGAACAAGACGCTGGCCGCACAGCTTGCCAATGAACTGCGGGAGATGTTGCCGCACAACGCGGTCGAGTACTTCGTCTCGTACTACGACTACTACCAGCCGGAGGCCTATATCGCGCAGACGGACACCTACATCGAGAAAGACAGCTCCATCAACGACGACGTGGAGCGGCTCCGGCATTCCGCGACTTCGTCGCTGTTGTCCCGGCGCGACGTGGTGGTGGTTGCATCGGTGTCGTGCATCTACGGCCTGGGCACGCCGCAGTCCTATCTGGACCGCTCGGTAGAACTGCAGGTCGGCAACGAAGTGCCACGGGACGCGCTGCTGCGGCTTTTGGTCGACGTGCAGTACACGCGCAACGACCTGTCGTTCACCCGCGGCTCCTTCCGGGTCCGCGGCGATACTGTGGAGATCATCCCGTCCTACGAAGAGCTGGCCGTGCGGATCGAGTTCTTCGGCGACGAGATCGAGGCTTTGTACTACCTGCACCCGCTCACCGGGGACGTGGTCCGGCAGGTCGACTCGCTGCGCATCTTCCCCGCCACCCACTACGTCGCCGGGCCAGAGCGGATGGCCCAGGCGATCTCCACGATCGAGCAGGAACTCGCCGAACGCTTAGCCGAACTGGAAGGTCAGGGCAAGTTACTGGAGGCGCAGCGGCTGCGGATGCGCACCAACTACGACATCGAGATGATGCGACAGGTCGGGTTCTGCTCAGGCATCGAGAACTATTCGCGCCACATCGACGGTCGGCCGGCGGGCTCGGCGCCGGCAACCCTGCTGGACTACTTCCCGGACGATTTTCTGCTGGTCATCGACGAGTCGCACGTCACCGTCCCGCAGATCGGCGGCATGTACGAGGGCGACATGTCGCGCAAGCGCAACCTGGTCGAATACGGGTTCCGGCTGCCGTCGGCGGTCGACAACCGGCCGCTGACCTGGGAGGAGTTCGCCGACCGGATCGGGCAGACGGTATATCTGTCTGCCACTCCGGGACCGTACGAACTCAGTCAGACCGGCGGCGAGTTCGTCGAGCAGGTCATCCGCCCGACCGGGCTGGTGGATCCGAAAGTGGTGGTCAAGCCCACCAAGGGGCAGATCGACGACCTGATCGGCGAGATCCGCAAACGCGCCGCAGCCGACGAGCGTGTCCTGGTGACCACACTGACCAAGAAAATGGCCGAAGACCTCACCGACTACCTCCTGGAGATGGGCATCCGGGTGCGTTACCTGCACTCCGAGGTCGACACGCTGCGCCGGGTCGAGCTGCTGCGACAGCTCCGGCTCGGGGACTACGACGTGCTGGTGGGTATCAACCTGCTGCGCGAGGGCCTCGACCTGCCCGAGGTGTCGTTGGTGGCCATACTCGACGCCGACAAGGAAGGCTTCCTAAGGTCCACCCGCAGCCTGATCCAGACCATCGGCCGGGCCGCGCGCAACGTCTCCGGCGAAGTCCACATGTATGCCGATAAGCTCACCGACTCGATGAACGAAGCGATCGACGAGACCGAGCGGCGGCGGGCCAAACAGATTGCCTACAACGAAGCGCACGGCATCGACCCGCAGCCGCTGCGCAAGAAGATCGCCGATATCCTCGACCAGGTTTACCGAGAGGCCGACGACACCGAAGCCGTCGGTGGGTCGGGCCGTAACGCGTCCCGCGGTCGACGCGCCCAGGGGGAGCCGGGCCGGGCAGTCAGTGCCGGGGTGTTCGAGGGCCGTGACACCTCCTCGATGCCGCGCGCCGAACTGGCCGACCTGATCAAGGACCTCACCGCGCAGATGATGGCGGCCGCGCGGGACCTGCAGTTCGAACTCGCTGCCCGGTTCCGTGACGAGATCGCGGACCTCAAAAAGGAGTTGCGGGGTATGGACGCCGCCGGCCTCAAGTGACTCAGACAGCGCGCGAGACCGGGAGCTGGCGTGAATTGCTGGGCCACCATCTGGGCACCTGCACCGTGCTGGCGGGTGGTGTCGGGATGTACGCCACCAACGAGTTCCTGACCGTCAGCCTGCTGCCCAGCGCGATTGCTGAAATCGGCGGTAGCCGCCTGTACGCCTGGGTGGTTACGTTGTATCTGGTTGGATCCGTGGTGGCCGCGACCACGGTCAATGCGACACTGCGGCAGTTCGGGGCCCGCGTGTCATTTCTGTTGGGACTCTCCGTGTTCGGGGTAGCTAGCCTGGTCTGCGCGATCGCCCCGACGATGCAGGTGCT
The nucleotide sequence above comes from Mycobacterium vicinigordonae. Encoded proteins:
- the uvrB gene encoding excinuclease ABC subunit UvrB, which gives rise to MAFATEHPVVAHSEYRAVDEIVRTGSRFEVVSPHDPAGDQPTAIEDLERRIKAGERDVVLLGATGTGKSATTAWLIERLQRPTLVMAPNKTLAAQLANELREMLPHNAVEYFVSYYDYYQPEAYIAQTDTYIEKDSSINDDVERLRHSATSSLLSRRDVVVVASVSCIYGLGTPQSYLDRSVELQVGNEVPRDALLRLLVDVQYTRNDLSFTRGSFRVRGDTVEIIPSYEELAVRIEFFGDEIEALYYLHPLTGDVVRQVDSLRIFPATHYVAGPERMAQAISTIEQELAERLAELEGQGKLLEAQRLRMRTNYDIEMMRQVGFCSGIENYSRHIDGRPAGSAPATLLDYFPDDFLLVIDESHVTVPQIGGMYEGDMSRKRNLVEYGFRLPSAVDNRPLTWEEFADRIGQTVYLSATPGPYELSQTGGEFVEQVIRPTGLVDPKVVVKPTKGQIDDLIGEIRKRAAADERVLVTTLTKKMAEDLTDYLLEMGIRVRYLHSEVDTLRRVELLRQLRLGDYDVLVGINLLREGLDLPEVSLVAILDADKEGFLRSTRSLIQTIGRAARNVSGEVHMYADKLTDSMNEAIDETERRRAKQIAYNEAHGIDPQPLRKKIADILDQVYREADDTEAVGGSGRNASRGRRAQGEPGRAVSAGVFEGRDTSSMPRAELADLIKDLTAQMMAAARDLQFELAARFRDEIADLKKELRGMDAAGLK